The Anser cygnoides isolate HZ-2024a breed goose chromosome 20, Taihu_goose_T2T_genome, whole genome shotgun sequence genome contains the following window.
gtggggcgcAGCCGGGCCCCTCTGAAGCTGCTGTCTTGCCCCTGGCGGCAGCTGGCCTTTGAGGCCCTGCGGGACGGCTTTGTGGGTGATGTGGCGCTGGATGACCTGTTGGTGACGGAGGGCACCTGTGGGGCCGAGCTCTCCTGCTCCTTTGAGGCAGACGCCTGTGGGCTGACGGGCAGCAAACAGCCGACATGGCTGCGGCAGAGCAACAGCACCGGCACCATCGCTGGCCCCCCAGCCGACCACACCACCGGCACTGCTGCAGGTAACGGGGCCATGGCTTCATGGGGTCTGGGGAGCTGCCCTGCtcacctctgctgcctgcatggCCACAGGCCTTAGCCCCCCCGCCATCCCCTGCACCCTGAgagtgctgctgcttcagcatAACAGAAGCACTGGGTACAGCACTCCCCAAGCCCAGGGCTCCTCAAACCCATTTTCCCAACCCCAGGGCTCCCCAGTGACCCTCAGAAGGGCCGAGCAAGGCGGGGGGGGAGGTGTCACAGCATGGGGGCTTCTCTCTCAACAGGGCATTACATGGTGGTGAGCACCAGCAagggctccctgcccatggggCATAAGGCCACCCTCACCTCTGCACCATACCAGCCCTCTGCACCCGCCCAGTGCCTGGCCTTCTGGTACCAGCTGAGCACCGGAGACCCAGGTGAGCCCCATGTCCCCCTTGCCATGTACCGCAGGTCAGCACAGGATGCTTGGGtcctgtggggcagctcccggTGGGTAGGCACCAAGGGGCCAAGTGCTTGCTATGCACCACACCGCGGCACAGCATGCATCCAGCATTGCGGCCGGGTCCCTGGACAGGTTCTCTCAGCATCCTTGTGGAGGAGAGCGGGGTGCTGAGGAAGCTGTTCAGCATGAGCACAATGGAAGGGGACACCTGGCACCGCAGCCACGCCACTGTCCAGGCAGATGGGGACTGGAAGGTGAGGCAGGGCCCAGGGCACCTCCCAGCAGGGTtgaagctgcaggaggaagcaggCGCTGGGGTGACGACGGGTACGCTGCTCCAGCTCACTGCCTGCACCATGGCAGCTGCCAACCTTCGTGTCCCCACTCCCCACAGGCAATATTTGAAGTGGTAGGAGCCGGGGGTGACCATGGATACATCGCGCTGGATGACCTCCATGTGTCTGATGGAGCCTGCCCTGAGCCAGGTGGGAGCCCGTGCCATGGCAGCAGCATGGCCAGGCTGGGGTCTGAGGCACCCCATGGGGACATGTGGCTGTGGGAATAGGGACAGCCCATCCCATCCACCACCACCCATCTAGTGGTGCATGCGTCTCAGCCCGCATTTCCTACAGTATCCTGTGACTTCGAGCTGGACATGTGTGGCTGGAGCAGCCCCGCGGATGAGCGCCTGCACGGCTTCGCCTGGGGCTGGAAAAGTGGGGTCCCCCTGGCCAAATACCCCGGCCCCGAGCAGGATCACACTCTGGGCACAAAAGATGGTAGGAGACACCCCTCACCCCCGCCACCCCACCCTAGGGTGCCCTGGCATGGCTGGGAGGgtcaggaggagctggggatggaggaggtCACCCATGAATGTCCCCTCCACTTCATCCCAGCCCTAAAGTCTTTGCCCTTGTCAGCTCTGTCCTTGCCCCAGGCTTGGACTGGTACGAGACCAGGCAGAACAGACCCCATGAGGGGCAGATGCCCACCCAGGTGACAGCACAGCGCCACGGTGGGCCCCAGCCCTGTACATGGAGGGGGGATGGCTGGCTCCATGGCATCCGCATGGCTTGGTCCCAAAGGCAGCAAGAAGCAGGACTGGGGGGGGTCGGGTCTCAGGGCATGTCTCAGGAGCATGGGGAGCAGGAGGCGCTGGAAGGGCCGCAGGACAGGGGACACCCTGCGCTCTGTCCCTGCCCCTCCAGGTCACTACGTGCACTTTGACACCCgcgtgctgggtgctgggggcaccacTGCCCAGCTGGAGAGCCAGCACCTGCCCGCCACTGCCGATTCCTGCCTGCGCTTCTGGTACCACATGGACATCCCGGAGCACCTCTGTAAGTGCTGCCCCAGCGGGCTGAGCAGCAGGTGCTGTCCCTGCGGAGGGTGGCTTCAGCCcacggtggggggggggggggggggcgttgggggctCAGTCAGGGGGCTGCAAACCCCCTCCCTaccctgtgtgtgtgtgtgtcttgcTGGGTGCTGCCCTCGCAGCAGAGGGTGGCACAGATAGAAGGGCCTGGCTGCTCTTGTGAGCTTTGAGCCGTCGTTGATATGGGggtgcaccccccccccccccaaaccccccccgcACGTTGCAGCTGACGGGGAGCTGCGGGTGAGGCTGCGGAGTGCATCAGGGCTGCGCACAGCCTGGAGCGTGGCAGGACACCCAAGCcggggctggcagagcagcacagtgcCCGTGCAGAGCCCCAGTGAGTTCCAGGTgagcggggctgcgccgggTGCCGTCTCAGGTTGCTGGGTGCTCTCCCTGCGCATCACCCCCACCGACCTGTCTTCTCTTGCAGATTATCTTTGAGATCACCACGCGGATGTGGCCAATGGAGGGGACCGTGGCGCTAGATGACATTGAGTACAGTACCACTGGAGGCTGTGATTCCAACCCGGAGACACAGGGGAaaggtgtggggcagccccaaaAATCAGTATCTTGTGTTCTTTGGGATTGTGGCCTCCGCAAGCCCCCAGAGCACGTGGGGCACAAGCAGCTCGCGCACGGCTGCTTCCAGCCTCAGAGAAGGGGATTTGACCCTCCCCATGGCAgctgggcagggtgctgctATGAAGCAGTTTTGTGCGGCAGGGAGGGCTCCCTCTGGCCACACGTCCTGCCAGCTGCAGAGGCTGGATGCAGGCTGCCTTTGGCACGGTGTAATGGGGGAAGGTGAATCCTGCGCCACCCAGGGTGCTGGCGTTTTGGCTGCAGCTCGAGCCGGCTCTTCCCAGCGGTGGTTGAGACTGGCAGCATCTCCTTTCCCTTGCAGAGGAGTCTTCCCGTGGCTTTGTGGCAGAAGTGGTGCTCAGCCTTCTGCTGGTCATCCTCATCCTGGCACTGGCAGTGGCCGGCAGCTGGTACTGGCTGAAGAGGAGAGGGCAGGGGAGCAGGAtggcagcagagagcagcactcCCCAGGGCTTCGACAACATCACTTTTCGAGATGTAAGGAGCAGCCCTGGCCCTCAGGATGAGGGTGCAGGACTATCCCATTTGCCCAGCTGCCCCCAACAGCAAAAACAGCCTTTCTTAAAAAGCTCAGCAAATTCTAGCAGGCACCTAGTGAGCCTGCAATCTGCTAACACATCAGAGAGGTGCAAAGGGCTCTGCTTCTTATCTGGTCACTGGCAAATGAGTGACCCTAGAGCTGTAGGACTGACCTAGATATTTTGCTGCTGTGATCAGGCATCTGCTACAGAAACAGCTGAGGCTGCAATCCTCCTCCCCAGGgccctgctggggagcaggTCATGCAAACATTGCTCAACCTCTTCTAGCCAGGAACTTCAAACCTAGAGGGGCAGCTTAAACTACGTTCAGTTTCTTTCAATGAGTTTGCTGCCAtgctgtccccagcagagcCACTGACCTCTTGCAGCCATGCCAGGGCTGATCTCAAAGGACAAGGAGCCCACCCAGACTCACTGGGCAGTTTTGTCTGCTGGGGTTCACGTGTGCTGGCATATGGGTTATCCCCTCCACAACCTGGAGGTCCTTGGATTTCCTATTAGACAGCCTACACTTAATGGAACCAGCTCACACTGAGCTTTCTTTACAGGACAAGGTCATTATATCGCCAGTGCAAAAAGAGGGGGATGAAGATTGAATTAATAAGCCAACAACACTCTTTGCCTCCTCGTGCCTGCGAGGCACACGTGGGGCAGAGCATCCTTCCAGCAAAACCCCCCGCTCCGTCCAGCTCGCAGCCTCGCCCAGCCCCAGGCGCCCTCGCTGTCCAACATCCTGCACTGCAGAGCTGTAGCGGGCACCAGCCCCAGGGGCACAGCTCGGATGCTTCCTCCACTACCTCCAATGCTGCGCTCGGGAAAAGCACTGCTGTCTTTTGTAACATGAGCTTTCTGTACCACACCGAGACAGCGTGACGTGCCTGTGCATTGACAGACCCAGGGAGCAGGGGTTTCTCGGGGCAGGACCAGCCGTCCTTGTGTGAGCAGGGTCCTGGCAGCTGCCCATTTCTCAGGTGGAAGGGGGCAGAGGGCACCATCCTGCACCCCTCCAGGGGTGGGTGCTAGCATCCggcaaaagcagtttcccactCCCAGGATTAAGCAGAAGAGCACAGACCCGTCAGCTCCCAGGGCACAGAAGCGCCTCGCCAGCAcggcagggctgcgggggcttTGGGTGGAGGCGGTcgggcagggagcagggtgggcagcaccacacagcacaCCTGCCAGCAGCCAACAGCTCCGACCCAGCTGTACAGGCACTCACCCACCACGGGATGGCCCATACTTGTTTTGAGGGCTCCTCgtaatttgcatttaaatgacaatggaaaatgcaagagaaaaatcCTCCCCAGGCACAGACTGGGCTCAGGGCCAGGTCAAGCACTGCTGCAACCAGACCATGGGAGACCATTGCCCAGGACCactcttccccccctccccaagcttACAGAACAATTTAATACTATCGCCCCAAGCAAGCCCTTACCAAGTCTGCCAAATAAACGCAACAACAAACCAGTTCAGCCTCTGTGGAGGTAAATAGCTCATTAGCAAGCCCGGTCTCTTTAAACTGCCACAGCTTGGCTGAAGGGAACATAGCATGCCACTTACGCGATTTGTGGCAGAAGCCTgcttttcctcttgtcctgcTACAGACAATTAATTCTCCCTTCAGCTCTGTCCCACTTAGGGACAGTCACGCCACACAATCATGTTGAGCAGAATCCTTAAAGCTCCACCACAGCTCCCGTCCTGGCAGTGCTCAACAAGAAGGGTAAAAAGAGGATATAAGGAGGGCTCTGGCTTCATATAAATACCCCACTGTCTCTGCAGTCGTCTTGCTTTGTACAATGCCACAGACTCTACTCACCTTCTCCGCACAAGACAAAAACACGGTATTGATTTAATCTCTGGGACTTAAGCCAAAGCTGCAGTCCTAATCAACAAGGAAAGAAGCAGAGCAGCTAGGAAGGCTGCGACCACCACCTGTTACCCTAGATGCTCCAGGCAGTCCCACTGCACTTCCAGAAGAAGTGCACCAGTCAcagccaacaacaaaaacttacTGCCAGCTGGTAAGCATGAAGCAACTACCCCATGCAACTGAAGGGTATCAAACTTTATTATAGATCTCTTTAAAACAGGCtggaaggaacaaagaaaaaacgTCATTGCAATGCAGTGACTGAGTCATCATTTCAAATGCAGACACTGATCAACCCTCAACTCTCccaaattatttatatataatatatccCACCCTTCCCCAAAATTGTTCCAATTAAATTATCACATTTCAGACCACCCCAAGTGTCTTAACATTAGCTGCTTCTAAACACCAAGACACACACGTTTTGTGGCAAATTagatgcagtatttttttgGGTTTAGTTCCTCAAACtctggaaaggaggaaggaaaaacaaaatcaggacAAACGCTTCTTTAAGGTTGCCTTTTTACAGCAGGTACAGATTCTGCAGATTTCCCCCCCAAAGCAAGTCTGAAACCCTCTTGTTCAGCTTGGCAATACGAAGAGAGATTCTGGTGGTTAAGGAGAACCAGCCAGACGAGATCAGTCTGAACAAACTGATTTCGAGGCTTTGTTGTCACTTCCCTTTGGGGCCAGTTTCGAGTGGTTTTCCAATATCCTTCCCACGCAGTTTAAGGCCTGGAATAAGACAAAGGAAACAACCATCAGCTGCTGTGCACTTGATCATTCACCTGTAAAGAAGAGAGTGTCCAGAAAAGAAGGCAGGGGAACCAGATTTAGGAAGAATCCTACTTTAGTTTGTAGCAGCATCAGAAAGTTACAGAAAAGGCTCTGATTTTGCTTGTGCATTGGCTGTGTTCCTAGCAAATGGCGTTTGAACAGGAGTAGGAGACCCACATTGACTCCAGGGGTGGCAAGATACTTTCCTGAGTTAACATCAGACCTTCTAGGGACATAGCGTATCACTGATTCTGGGGGGACTGTATACAAGAGAGGTCCCTGGGGCACAGACCCACACACAAAGACGGAAAACAAAGGCAAGTAAGAGCTTTGAGTTCACAGTTCCAGATCTTAAGAGCACACAGTTTAATGACACAGTAACCATAATGGCCCACAGTCAGCACTTGTTCCCGACTGTAGGTGTAAACaacttaaacaaaaacatctcttACTGAAATGTTGAGACgttgagaaaactgaaaacactgtCATTATTTTTGAAGTCTACTTGACTTACCAATGGCTCTTTCAATCTTGCCCATAACCTGATTATTGGGGATTGCTCTTCCTGATTCGTAGTCAGCAATAACTTGTGGTTTTTCATTGATTTTCTAAAAAGACATTACGTGTCTCAAACATTGGCTCCATACACAGTAAACGTTCAAAACCAGCCCCCCAGTACTCACACAGAAAAGATGCATCCTCTAATTCTGCCAGGATCAGAAGACAAAGTGCCCACTTCCAGGCTTACTGCATCATCCCTCTATCACCTCCCTTCACTATTTGAGTGCCACAGTGATGGCGACGCTCATCCTGGACAGACTTCTCTTAGCCTCCCAGGAGGAAAACCACTAAATACTGCTGCTCATTAGTAAAGCAACGGACTTCTGAACACAGTACAGAAGAACTCACATCCACACTGAGCTGATGGGAGGAGGGGCAGGGTGAAGCCTCTGACCAGCTCACCGGCTGTAACAGCTGCACAAATAACCCCCTAAGCCTACCTAACTCATTCTCTTGGAGGTCAGACAACAGAGATGCTGTATTCAAACTTCCTGCTCGTGATACCCATGGAGATACGGGAAAAGAAGTGTCCATCTTCACCTGCCTCAAGGTGCTTATCTATATTCATTCCCAGAGAGCTAGAGGGGAGGCCGGATAGCGCTGGGCAATACTTACTGTGGCCAAGTCCTTCTGCGTCATGCCCTTGCTCTGCCGACCCTGCTGGATTACTTTGCCCACCTCCAGGGGAACTCTGTCATGGTGCAGCTCTTCTGTTTCTCGGTCGAGCTTGGCTGTGTTCTTTGTAATaaagtgttgtttgttttggcctGCTGCCCCTATCATtcaaagcaagaacaaaaaaaaccaaacacacacacacacaagaacaaacaaaacaaggctCAGAGCTGCAccaaaaaaatatcaaagcagTTTTTCTGAACACCCAGCTGCCCAGGATCCCAGGGAGTTTTCACGAATTTCACGTGCCAACATCAGCAGGGACCTCAACCAGATCTTGCCTGCCTGCCGCAGCTCAGGGAACATGTTATCTTAATCCTATTAAATGCTGATGTCTAAACAGTCATTCAGAGCCCTCCCCTTTCTTTACTTCATATCTGAGTTTCATTCCAGCTATGCAAATTTTTGCTCTTGCTTGGGGTTTTAATAGTCAAATTTCACTCCATACACCCAAGTTTTTGCTACAGCCGGGAGGATTTAATACTGGAACTTGTACCTTGCTTGCTCAGTCACAAGGCAGCATGAATAACTAGCTTTTAGTCAATTTTCCGATGCCGTTTAGAATTAAACTGTAACCCCATTTAGCTTTGCAGAAAGCCTGGGGTTCAGGAATATGCTGTTGCTTTACCTCACGTTAATCAGAACGTTTTAGTCATAGCTCGGGCCCCTTCTCTAACATCAGCCTCTGAAATTCGGTGTCTTGAAAAAGCTGACTGAACC
Protein-coding sequences here:
- the EDF1 gene encoding endothelial differentiation-related factor 1 — translated: MAESDWDTVTVLRKKGPSAAQAKSKQAILAAQRRGEDVETSKKWAAGQNKQHFITKNTAKLDRETEELHHDRVPLEVGKVIQQGRQSKGMTQKDLATKINEKPQVIADYESGRAIPNNQVMGKIERAIGLKLRGKDIGKPLETGPKGK